One Prochlorococcus marinus XMU1411 genomic window, TGAAGCTATTGTAGTAAATGCTCCTGAAAGATTAGCTAATATTCCAGTTCCTAAAAGAGCTAGTTACATCAGAGTTCTAATGCTGGAACTCAATCGTATTGCTAATCATCTTTTGTGGCTCGGTCCCTTTTTAGCAGACGTAGGAGCTCAAACTCCATTTTTCTATATTTTTAGAGAAAGAGAAATGATATATGATCTCTGGGAAGCTGCTACTGGACAGAGGCTGATAAATAATAATTTCTTTAGGATAGGTGGTGTCGCATGTGATCTTCCATACGGATGGTTAGAAAAATGTATAGACTTTTGTGACTGGTTTGGACCTAAGATTGATGAATATGAAAAATTAATTACAAATAATCCAATTTTTAGAAAAAGAATTGAAGGTCTGGGAACAATACAAAGAGACCAGGCAATTAATTGGTCTTTGTCTGGGCCAATGCTTAGAGCTTCTGGAGTTTCTTGGGATTTAAGGAAAGTCGATAGTTATGAATGTTATGACGATTTTGATTGGCAGATTGCTTCAGAAAAAGAAGGAGATTGTTATGCGAGATATCGAGTAAGAGTTGAAGAGATGAGACAATCACTAAGTATCATTCGCCAAGCTTGTAAAATGATTCCAGGAGGTCCAACAGAAAATTTGGAAGCTCAAAGAATGGCGACTGAAGATAAAAAAAGTGAAATATTTGGTTTGGACTATCAATATGTAGCTAAGAAGGTTGCTCCAACTTTTAAAATTCCTAACGGAGAATTGTATACAAGATTAGAGTCTGGTAAAGGAGAAATAGGTGTATTCATTCAAGGAAATAATGAAGTTACCCCATGGAGATTTAAAATCAGAGCAGCTGATTTAAATAATCTCCAAATATTGCCGCATATTCTTAAAGGTGCCAAAATCGCCGATATTATGGCAATTCTTGGCTCAATAGATGTCATTATGGGATCTGTTGATAGATAAGTTCTTTAAATGAAACCCGCTGACTGGTTGATATTGCAGAAGAAGGTAAGATTCGGTGATTGTGATTCTGCAGGTGTAATTCATTTTCATAACTTATTAAAATGGTCGCACGAAGCTTGGGAAGAGAGTATCGAAATTTATGGGATTCCATATCAAGATATTTTCCCAGATTTTTCTATACGTAAAAGTCAAATTATTTTTCCCATAATAAACTGTGAAGCAAACTTTCTTGCGCCTATAAAAATTGGAGATTTCTTAAAAGTAAAAATTGCCCCTCATAAAATTAATACACATTTGTTCCAAGTAAATAGCTTTTTTATAAAAAATGGAAATAAAGTAGCAGAAGGAAAAATAATACATTGTTCTTTAGATGTTGATTCAAGAAATAAAATAGAACTTCCCGATCAGTTAGAAAGATGGATAGAGGCGTCAAATGTAAGCTCAAATTTAAAAGAATGCTAATTATTATTTTTTAAATTTATAGTTTATTTTTTCTGCACTGGTATTTTTTTTAACAATCCACTTTTCAGGTTTTTCATGTTTAGGCCAACTTTGAGAAAATTTTTTTAATAAATTTAATGAATTTTTAATTTTTTTATAATTTATAAGTTCTGTAAATTCAACAATTATTTTAATTTTATTTCCCCATAATTTGTCTGATACTTTTGAAATATTGAATTTATTAATTGGGATATTTTCTTTAATAATGAAATCATTTAATCGAGATTCAATTACTTCTGGGAAAACGATTTCTCCTCCTGAATTAAAAGCGTTATCACTTCTTCCAAGAAAGTTTAAATATAAAGAATTATTGATTTGATTAATTTCACCTAAATCACCGGTTTGCCACCACCCATTTTTATTTTTGAAATTTTCAGTTTTTGAAGAGTCTATTATTTCGATTCCAATTCTGGCTGATTTTATCTCGATTAATCCTTTTGCGTTAATTCTGATTTTTGTATCAGGTAGTATTTCTCCAACATTTTTAAAACCCATTAAGAATTCTTTTGGTTTTAAACTCGTAACCATGGCTGCTGTTTCAGTTGAGCCGTAACAAGGTGCTAATTTTATCTTTTCTTCTATACATTGTTCTGCAGCTTCCCTTGAAATTGTAGCTCCACCTACCCAAATTAGATCAAAAATTTTCAGCCAACTAATTCCATCTTTTTGAGCTAAAAGTCTTTGTAATTGGGTAGGTACTAATGATGTAATCAAGTGTTTTTTGTTTTTTTTAGATTTAATTGTAAAAAGTAAAAGTTCTCGAGTTTTTTTTATTAAATGCGGAGAAATATTAATACAATCACATCCCCAAGTTTGACTTCTAAAAATTGGCATTAATCCACTTATATGGTTCAGGGGTAAAGTATTTAAAATTAGGCATTTTTGCAATTCGAATCCTTGCTCTATTAGCCATTTCCCTGATGTAATAGCAGATAATTGAAGATTATCTAAATGATGAAAACATTTTCTTGGTTTTCCAGAACTCCCACTACTGTTTAAGATAATTGCTGGCCCATTTTCAGTAATTGAATCAAATACATCTTCATTCTCATAAAATTTGTTTTTTACATAAATAATTTTATTCTCTTTAATTTTTTTAATAATTTTCTCAACAGATTGAGTTTCATTATTTTCAACTTCAATAGTATGAATTTTATTTTTCATAGTTGATCCCATATATTTTTTGCTTCATTTAAAAATAGAAAAGAATTAGGAAATTTATTCATTGCTAAACCAGGAACTTTTGGAGTTGGTCCTTGTAATTGGAGAGAAGATAAATGATAAAGCCATCTCTTCCCTATTCCGGTTTCAAATGAGGAACTTATAGATATTAAAGCTTTTTTATTTTCTAATTCCCTTAAAAGCTTAACTGGATTATTTTCTTGAGAAGGCCTTCGAATTTGCCAACCCTCCCACTCATCAATCAAAGTTGGAAATTTTAAAAGTGATTCGTCTAAGGCTATTGGGATTTTTTTGTTGAGTTCTGTCAGTCCTTCAATATCATCTACACAGAGAGGTTGTTCTAACCAATCTATATTTTTGTTATCTTTCAAAATATCAGCCCATCTATTAGCTATCTTTCTCCCCCAATAACCATTAGCATCTATTCTTAACTTAATATTATTGCCTATTTGGCTTAAAATTTCTTCTAAATTTGCTTCTTCCTCATGATTATTTTTTAATGCTACTTTCCATTTTATGGTTACTGATTTTCCAATATTAGATTGTCTTTTTTTAATTTCATTTAGCTCTGAAATTACATTTTTAGAATTTAAAAGTATGGCTGTTTTATCAATTTCATCAAAGTAATATTTTTCTTTAAAAATTATTTCCTCATTTATTTCAGCTAATGCAGAATTTATTGCAGATTGAATGCATGGGTGAAAAATATTTATTTGTTCAGATAAATTAAATACTTCTAAGTTTTCAGGGATCATATTTAGTTGTTTTGCACATTTTTTTAAGTCTTCTTCTAGAAGTGGTGAGACTTCTCCAAACCCAATTTTTTTATCATTACTTGATAATTTAATTATCCAACCCAATTTTGTAAGGTAAGTGGTTTTAGAATTTTCTACTTTTGTAGTTAACTTAAAGCTGTAAGATTTTTTTCTAAATATTAAGTTCATTTATTAAGCAAGTAATTAAATATTAATCCTGTGATTAAGCCAACTCCATTAAGAGTTTGAAATTTAATTGCGACAAATTTGGAATTTTTTATTGCCGAAGGTTTTTTGTATGAAGACTTTAATAAATTTATAAGTCTTATTGCTTGAGGAAAACTAATCAAATAAAAGATACAAAACACTGGAATAAATCTAGTAAATATAGTGAAAAGTTGAAAAATATATATTGTAAAAATTATCCAAGGTACAAATTGAGAACCTTTTTTTGCTCCTAATCGAACTAAAGGAGAATTTTTCCCATGCTTTTTATCTTCAGAAATTTGATGAAAATGAGAACAAAATAATACAAGAGTTGTTGCCAAGGAAGGTCCTGTACCAAGTAATAAAGAAACTTTCCATGGAATATCTTCGAAGTAAATATTAGACGGATTTAACGCAATTAAGACTGCAGAGTAAGCAAAAGGTCCAAATGCAAGCCAGCATAATGGTTCTCCTAAACCTTGATAGCCAAATCTAAAAGGAGGTCCTTGATATAAATATCCTAAGAAGCAGCAAGATGCCACCAAAATCAAAATGTTTATACTTGTTGATACTGAAATAATTGAAATTATTAATAAACCAATAACTAAAGATGTATATGCAATAAATGAAATTATTTTTTTATTTTTTACAAGATTTACAATTGAATGGAATTTAAATTCATCGATTCCTGTTTCTGCATCGAATAAATCATTAGTAAGATTTTCCCAAAGTAATATAAAAATTGCAGCTAAAGTAAATGCAATCAAATTATAAATTTTTACCTTTTCATATTGATTGAGTATATAAGCCCCTGTTATTAAAACCGGTAGTATGGCAACAGAATAAAGAGGCCATTTTATTGCTTGTTTCCATAATTTTTTTTTATCTTCTTCCATTTTTAATTAACAAACAAAATTCGATCATTATTAAATGTAGTTTATAAATTGAGTTACATTTTTTACTTTATTGCATGATTTTTAGTTATTTTCAATAAGTAATGAAAAATGATTTAAACTTAACAGATTTTTTAAAAGACGTATTTTCCACTTTCGATAAGAAAGTGGAGAATTCTGGATTAGTAAGTATCTGTGTTGAAATTCCTTGTATTGATTTATTAGAAATATATGAATTGTTTATAAATAAATATCCGTTTTCTTCATTTTGGGAGGAATCTGATGGTATTTCATATATTGCTTTCGAGAAATGTAAATATGTTACCTTGGATGGCCCAAAAAGATTTGAGGTGGCAAAAGAGTTTAATTCTGAGAATTTTAAAAATTTAATTAACTTAACTAATGAATCACATAATTCTGCACTTTCAAAAATAATTTATTTATTTTCTTTTTCTGAAAACTTGAATAATAAAAATTTATCTTCTGATGTCCCTAGTTTGGAGGCTATCTTACCAAAAATATTATTTATTAAAAGTGATAAGAATTGCTGGTTAAGAATCAATGGTCATGTTGAAGGTAAATCATCATTAAGAACATTAATTGAAGAAATTTGGACAATTAGAAATCAAGTTATTAATTCTGGCTCAGAATTAATAAAATCATCTGGCTTAAAAACTAGTTTTGATTTCCCTATTATTGATGATTTCTTGGACTCCTTAGAAATTTCTAATGCAAATTTGAAAAAAGTAGTAAATAGAGGAATTCAATTAGTAGAAAAAGGTATTCTCGAAAAGATAGTTTTAGCAAATAGGATTAAAATAAAATTTAAAAATAAATTAGATTTAGTAGAAATTTTAAAAAGATTAAAAAAGAATCATCCAAATACATGCAGATACGTTTGGAAAAGGAATGGTAAGGATATTTTGTTTGGAGCATCTCCAGAAAAATTATTTTCTTTCACTAAACCTAATTTAACTTTGGAGGCTCTTGCTGGAACTATCTCTACTAATTCAAATTTTAAGAAACTCCTAAAAAGTACTAAAGACTTAAAAGAACATAATTTCGTAACACAGTATTTGATTAAATGTTTAGAAGTTTCAAAGATAAAAAACTTTAAAAAAAGTGATATCAAGGTAAATTCATTTGGAGATATTTCTCATCTACAAACACTCATTTTATCTAAAGTTGAAAATATATGTCCTTTTGAATTGCTTAAAACCTTACATCCATCTCCTGCTATTTGTGGATATCCAAAAAATGCAGCTTTGGATTGGATAAACACTCTTGAGTCTTTTCCTAGAGGAAATTATGCTTCTCCAATGGGTTGGGTTGATGCATCAGGAAATGCATCATTTCTTTTAGCAATAAGAGGCGCAAGATATATTGAAGAAAATATTGAATTTACTGCAGGTTCAGGTATAGTTTCAGGCTCAGTTTTAGAGAAAGAAATAGATGAGATTAAATTAAAATTTGAATCTATAGTAAAACAAATATTTTTCGCTAAAAATACTAGATAATTTCCAATAATTTTTCAATAACTTCCTCTGAAACATTTTGATTGGATAAATTTTCTATTTCTCTTAAACCTGTTGGACTTGTTACATTAATCTCGCTAAGCATTCCATTTATTACATCAATACCTACAAAAAATAAACCTTCATCTTTAAAGTGTTGAGATAATTCTGAGCAGATACTTTTTTCTTTTTCTGTTAATAATGTTGGTTCAGCCTTTCCCCCCATCGCTAAGTTACTCCTAAAATCGCCGCCTTGTGGAATCCTATTTATAGATCCAATTGCTTCACCGTTTACGATAATTATTCTTTTGTCACCCTCTGTGACTTCAGGAATAAATTTTTGCATCATAACGGGTAATTCTTCTTGAGAAGTGATTAATTCAATGATTGATTTAATTCCTGGAGAATTTTTGTTTATCCTAATAACACCTTGACCACCTTTTCCTCCAAGAGGTTTTATGACTACTTCATTATTTATATTTGCAAAATTAATAAGATCTTTTACCTTACTCGCAACTATTGTAGGTGCCATTAAGTGACTGTATCTCAAAGCACCTAACTTTTCATTCCATGCTCTTAATGATGAAGGTTTGTTAATTACTTTTACTCCTTTTCTTTCGGCAACTTCTAAAAGATGGGTTGCATACAAATAAGCCTCATTTACAGGAGGATCTTTTCTCATCCAAATGCAATTAAATTCGGCGAGGGGGATGCAATCATTATCTTTGAAAGAAATCCAAGGATTGACTTCAACTTTTACGGAAGATGCCCATACTTCATCACCTCTAGCTTCAAGGTCTTGTGGAGTACAAATCCAGATTTCAATATTTTTTTTGGATGATGCTTGCATTAAAGCAGCAGATGAATCTTTTAAGGGATTTATATTTTTTATTGGATCTATTACGAATAGAAATTTCATAAGATCTAGTTTAATAATGGGTCTAATTTATTTTCATTTTCTAATGTGTAGAGATCGTCGCACCCTCCGATACCCTCGTTATCTATAAATATTTGTGGTAATGTTCTTCTACCATCAGCTCTTTCAATCATCAAAGCTCTGGCATCTTCGTCGCCATCTATTTTATAT contains:
- a CDS encoding NAD(P)H-quinone oxidoreductase subunit H, whose translation is MAQLETRTEPMVVNFGPHHPSMHGVLRLVVTLDGENVIDCEPVIGYLHRGMEKIAENRTNVMYVPYVSRMDYAAGMFYEAIVVNAPERLANIPVPKRASYIRVLMLELNRIANHLLWLGPFLADVGAQTPFFYIFREREMIYDLWEAATGQRLINNNFFRIGGVACDLPYGWLEKCIDFCDWFGPKIDEYEKLITNNPIFRKRIEGLGTIQRDQAINWSLSGPMLRASGVSWDLRKVDSYECYDDFDWQIASEKEGDCYARYRVRVEEMRQSLSIIRQACKMIPGGPTENLEAQRMATEDKKSEIFGLDYQYVAKKVAPTFKIPNGELYTRLESGKGEIGVFIQGNNEVTPWRFKIRAADLNNLQILPHILKGAKIADIMAILGSIDVIMGSVDR
- a CDS encoding acyl-CoA thioesterase, producing the protein MKPADWLILQKKVRFGDCDSAGVIHFHNLLKWSHEAWEESIEIYGIPYQDIFPDFSIRKSQIIFPIINCEANFLAPIKIGDFLKVKIAPHKINTHLFQVNSFFIKNGNKVAEGKIIHCSLDVDSRNKIELPDQLERWIEASNVSSNLKEC
- a CDS encoding AMP-binding protein — its product is MKNKIHTIEVENNETQSVEKIIKKIKENKIIYVKNKFYENEDVFDSITENGPAIILNSSGSSGKPRKCFHHLDNLQLSAITSGKWLIEQGFELQKCLILNTLPLNHISGLMPIFRSQTWGCDCINISPHLIKKTRELLLFTIKSKKNKKHLITSLVPTQLQRLLAQKDGISWLKIFDLIWVGGATISREAAEQCIEEKIKLAPCYGSTETAAMVTSLKPKEFLMGFKNVGEILPDTKIRINAKGLIEIKSARIGIEIIDSSKTENFKNKNGWWQTGDLGEINQINNSLYLNFLGRSDNAFNSGGEIVFPEVIESRLNDFIIKENIPINKFNISKVSDKLWGNKIKIIVEFTELINYKKIKNSLNLLKKFSQSWPKHEKPEKWIVKKNTSAEKINYKFKK
- a CDS encoding o-succinylbenzoate synthase, with the translated sequence MNLIFRKKSYSFKLTTKVENSKTTYLTKLGWIIKLSSNDKKIGFGEVSPLLEEDLKKCAKQLNMIPENLEVFNLSEQINIFHPCIQSAINSALAEINEEIIFKEKYYFDEIDKTAILLNSKNVISELNEIKKRQSNIGKSVTIKWKVALKNNHEEEANLEEILSQIGNNIKLRIDANGYWGRKIANRWADILKDNKNIDWLEQPLCVDDIEGLTELNKKIPIALDESLLKFPTLIDEWEGWQIRRPSQENNPVKLLRELENKKALISISSSFETGIGKRWLYHLSSLQLQGPTPKVPGLAMNKFPNSFLFLNEAKNIWDQL
- the menA gene encoding 2-carboxy-1,4-naphthoquinone phytyltransferase, with amino-acid sequence MEEDKKKLWKQAIKWPLYSVAILPVLITGAYILNQYEKVKIYNLIAFTLAAIFILLWENLTNDLFDAETGIDEFKFHSIVNLVKNKKIISFIAYTSLVIGLLIISIISVSTSINILILVASCCFLGYLYQGPPFRFGYQGLGEPLCWLAFGPFAYSAVLIALNPSNIYFEDIPWKVSLLLGTGPSLATTLVLFCSHFHQISEDKKHGKNSPLVRLGAKKGSQFVPWIIFTIYIFQLFTIFTRFIPVFCIFYLISFPQAIRLINLLKSSYKKPSAIKNSKFVAIKFQTLNGVGLITGLIFNYLLNK
- a CDS encoding chorismate-binding protein, with translation MKNDLNLTDFLKDVFSTFDKKVENSGLVSICVEIPCIDLLEIYELFINKYPFSSFWEESDGISYIAFEKCKYVTLDGPKRFEVAKEFNSENFKNLINLTNESHNSALSKIIYLFSFSENLNNKNLSSDVPSLEAILPKILFIKSDKNCWLRINGHVEGKSSLRTLIEEIWTIRNQVINSGSELIKSSGLKTSFDFPIIDDFLDSLEISNANLKKVVNRGIQLVEKGILEKIVLANRIKIKFKNKLDLVEILKRLKKNHPNTCRYVWKRNGKDILFGASPEKLFSFTKPNLTLEALAGTISTNSNFKKLLKSTKDLKEHNFVTQYLIKCLEVSKIKNFKKSDIKVNSFGDISHLQTLILSKVENICPFELLKTLHPSPAICGYPKNAALDWINTLESFPRGNYASPMGWVDASGNASFLLAIRGARYIEENIEFTAGSGIVSGSVLEKEIDEIKLKFESIVKQIFFAKNTR
- the gshB gene encoding glutathione synthase is translated as MKFLFVIDPIKNINPLKDSSAALMQASSKKNIEIWICTPQDLEARGDEVWASSVKVEVNPWISFKDNDCIPLAEFNCIWMRKDPPVNEAYLYATHLLEVAERKGVKVINKPSSLRAWNEKLGALRYSHLMAPTIVASKVKDLINFANINNEVVIKPLGGKGGQGVIRINKNSPGIKSIIELITSQEELPVMMQKFIPEVTEGDKRIIIVNGEAIGSINRIPQGGDFRSNLAMGGKAEPTLLTEKEKSICSELSQHFKDEGLFFVGIDVINGMLSEINVTSPTGLREIENLSNQNVSEEVIEKLLEII
- the grxC gene encoding glutaredoxin 3, whose product is MSKVEIYTWQYCPFCIRAKSLLKKKNINFTEYKIDGDEDARALMIERADGRRTLPQIFIDNEGIGGCDDLYTLENENKLDPLLN